The proteins below come from a single Triticum aestivum cultivar Chinese Spring chromosome 5D, IWGSC CS RefSeq v2.1, whole genome shotgun sequence genomic window:
- the LOC123124374 gene encoding uncharacterized protein — protein sequence MAADQDKPLKAARVDGRDDQLARLPEDVLADILGRVPPRWVAASRCVCRAWHDAIDAHGLLRADLLPLSFAGLLIHFDKHKYTEFFARPSAHAVSGNLSFLPSAAPHAGTIWDDASDWDDYKIQNHCNGLLLLSNNHVVNPAIQRWNALPPCPAKDGTWYMWYGGHLVYDPMVSPHYEVFMVPRLRDKDDPYNRPDLLMEKSEWPPSPCKMYVFSSRSGCWEEKYFTREGDAAGIVSEMQVGWLEFRTAVYFRTALYIYSEAAFLMRISLSDTAYHVIKPPFDIKVKDCCLHTDIVRSEKGVYFVAFEDDKCWLRVWILNESCGQMEWMLKHDKDLNPVLARHRFDQRVHGPWILEDINYNLFRSSHSSNDIKEASTEQIYEWNSDNDDDDVENCHRNKDGRRKEYDIQILGFHPHKEIVFMSESQETGLAYHLNGSKIEVLGSIYPKEYSCFKELLNDMEYFTSFPYTPCWIKEFPQNN from the exons ATGGCCGCCGACCAGGACAAGCCGCTCAAGGCTGCTCGTGTCGACGGCAGGGATGATCAGCTGGCACGCCTGCCGGAAGACGTGCTCGCCGACATCCTCGGCCGCGTCCCGCCGCGCTGGGTCGCCGCCTCCCGCTGCGTCTGCAGGGCCTGGCACGACGCCATCGATGCACACGGCCTCCTGCGCGCCGACCTGCTCCCGCTCTCGTTCGCTGGCCTCCTCATCCACTTCGACAAGCACAAGTATACCGAATTCTTCGCTCGTCCCTCCGCCCATGCGGTCAGCGGCAACCTCAGCTTCCTGCCTTCCGCTGCCCCTCATGCTGGCACTATATGGGACGACGCCAGTGATTGGGACGACTACAAGATTCAGAACCATTGCAACGGGCTCCTCTTGCTTAGCAACAACCATGTGGTTAACCCTGCCATCCAAAGGTGGAATGCTTTGCCACCGTGCCCGGCCAAAGATGGTACATGGTACATGTGGTACGGTGGGCATTTGGTCTATGATCCGATGGTATCACCACATTACGAGGTGTTCATGGTCCCACGTTTGCGTGATAAAGATGATCCTTATAATCGTCCGGACCTCTTGATGGAGAAATCTGAATGGCCACCGTCTCCATGCAAGATGTATGTATTCTCATCAAGGTCGGGTTGTTGGGAGGAGAAGTATTTCACCCGAGAAGGCGATGCTGCGGGGATCGTTAGTGAGATGCAAGTAGGCTGGCTGGAGTTCAGGACCGCTGTATATTTTCGAACAGCACTTTATATATACAGCGAAGCTGCATTTCTTATGAG AATATCACTGTCAGATACTGCATATCATGTAATAAAACCACCTTTTGATATTAAAGTAAAGGACTGTTGTCTACACACTGATATAGTTAGATCAGAAAAGGGGGTGTACTTTGTGGCATTTGAAGATGATAAGTGTTGGCTTCGAGTTTGGATCCTTAATGAATCATGTGGCCAAATGGAGTGGATGTTGAAGCATGACAAAGACCTTAACCCTGTGCTAGCACGCCACCGGTTTGACCAACGAGTACATGGACCCTGGATCTTAGAAGATATTAACTACAACCTATTTCGTTCTTCTCATTCTTCAAATGATATCAAGGAAGCATCAACTGAACAGATATATGAATGGAACTCTGACAATGATGATGACGATGTTGAAAATTGCCACCGGAATAAAGACGGTCGTCGCAAGGAATATGATATTCAGATACTTGGGTTTCACCCCCATAAAGAGATTGTCTTCATGAGTGAATCTCAGGAGACAGGACTGGCTTATCACTTAAACGGCTCGAAGATTGAAGTCTTAGGGAGTATATACCCAAAGGAGTATTCATGTTTCAAAGAGCTATTAAATGACATGGAGTACTTCACTTCTTTTCCATACACCCCATGTTGGATTAAAGAGTTTCCTCAGAACAACTAG